From Drosophila yakuba strain Tai18E2 chromosome 2L, Prin_Dyak_Tai18E2_2.1, whole genome shotgun sequence, one genomic window encodes:
- the LOC6527008 gene encoding FGFR1 oncogene partner 2 homolog: MSNLSVGQIIMDAQRMASRVKELDALGSALLEEAESNNRLVESLRQYQDDIESLNRISNNKTNADMVNRIQQQNINSSEILKENRELKICIEDYERAMELMMQKYREHTVSKVLDSKFNFKELYNERMWQVIREQREKINEMAAVMQLAASVDDGVVQRELQTISQLRLENETLRELLQISKQYGSSQRPIRESDHLLEEKAVQTDSTADDSADDLSISGASVENMNNNSVIQMYSSPEQPAKVAAATNSFTTAPVQSQTETQAPNVTLETAPPGEQPVANDNNNGPAVNPTSAPTPATTSNESVEDQAAVSPAT; encoded by the coding sequence ATGTCGAACCTATCCGTGGGCCAGATCATAATGGATGCGCAGCGCATGGCCAGTCGGGTGAAGGAACTGGACGCCCTGGGCAGCGCGCTGCTTGAGGAGGCGGAGTCCAACAATCGGCTAGTGGAGAGCCTCCGTCAATACCAGGACGATATTGAATCACTCAACCGCATTTCAAACAACAAGACCAACGCGGACATGGTGAACCGCATTCAGCAGCAAAACATCAACAGCTCAGAGATACTCAAAGAAAATCGCGAGCtaaaaatctgcattgaggaCTACGAGCGTGCCATGGAGCTGATGATGCAAAAGTATCGCGAGCACACCGTCTCCAAGGTGCTGGACAGCAAGTTTAACTTTAAGGAGCTGTACAACGAACGCATGTGGCAGGTTATCCGAGAGCAGCGCGAGAAGATCAACGAAATGGCAGCAGTAATGCAGCTAGCGGCCAGTGTGGATGATGGTGTCGTGCAGCGAGAGCTGCAGACCATATCCCAGCTGCGCCTGGAGAACGAAACGCTGCGCGAGCTACTGCAAATCTCCAAGCAGTACGGCTCTTCACAGCGACCGATCCGTGAAAGCGACCACCTGCTGGAGGAGAAGGCTGTGCAGACGGACAGTACGGCGGACGATTCTGCCGATGACCTGTCCATATCGGGCGCATCGGTGGAAAACATGAACAACAACTCGGTTATCCAGATGTACAGCAGCCCGGAACAACCAGCTAAGGTCGCCGCCGCCACGAACTCATTCACCACTGCCCCAGTGCAAAGTCAAACTGAGACACAGGCACCTAATGTGACGTTGGAAACGGCGCCGCCGGGTGAACAGCCGGTGGCGAATGATAACAATAACGGACCTGCAGTCAACCCAACCAGTGCGCCTACGCCAGCGACGACGTCAAACGAATCTGTAGAGGATCAGGCGGCAGTATCGCCCGCAACATGA